The following coding sequences lie in one Mesorhizobium sp. NZP2298 genomic window:
- a CDS encoding HlyU family transcriptional regulator has protein sequence MSFLKRLFGGGGGGETAEPKSAAPAKQVEHKGFMISATPYKADGQYQTCGIVSKEIDGVVKEHKFIRADRFAGLDDAVDISIKKGIQLVDEQGDRIFG, from the coding sequence ATGTCTTTTCTGAAACGTCTTTTCGGCGGTGGCGGCGGCGGTGAGACGGCCGAGCCCAAAAGTGCGGCACCGGCCAAGCAGGTCGAGCACAAGGGTTTCATGATCAGCGCCACGCCCTACAAGGCCGATGGCCAGTACCAGACCTGCGGCATCGTCTCCAAGGAGATCGACGGCGTGGTGAAGGAACACAAATTCATCCGCGCCGACCGTTTCGCCGGGCTCGACGATGCCGTCGACATTTCGATCAAGAAGGGCATCCAACTGGTGGATGAACAGGGCGATCGGATCTTCGGGTAG